In Bacillus sp. KH172YL63, one genomic interval encodes:
- a CDS encoding FecCD family ABC transporter permease: MNRFIGKRWLQDRVSLLVDVSALKKVTILGVLALIVLIMSTGIGDMKIAPWKVISVFFGGGTSLEQLVVTSFRLPRILIALLAGMALAVAGGILQGMIRNPLASPDIIGITGGAGAAVVGFLTLFSNDDNSLTVSIKWLPVAAFAGATVIAFLVYFLAWRKGVSPVRLVLIGIGISALTQALTTLLMILGPIYRASQANIWITGTVNGSDWQDVWMLLPWSLVFILLSFFITRQLNIQELGEEIATSVGGNVERQRFILLLMATALVGGAVAFAGGIGFVGLMAPHMARRMVGSSFGVLLPTAALIGGILVMVADLIGRTLFLPLEVPAGVFTAAIGAPYFIYLLFKTRNS; encoded by the coding sequence ATGAATCGGTTTATTGGAAAACGTTGGCTTCAGGACCGTGTCTCTCTCCTTGTTGATGTATCGGCATTGAAAAAGGTGACCATCCTGGGTGTGCTCGCCCTGATCGTCCTGATCATGAGCACCGGAATCGGTGATATGAAAATTGCGCCATGGAAAGTGATCAGTGTCTTTTTCGGCGGGGGGACAAGCCTGGAACAGCTCGTAGTGACGTCTTTCCGACTGCCACGGATTCTCATCGCCCTGCTTGCAGGAATGGCTTTAGCCGTTGCGGGTGGAATCCTTCAAGGGATGATCCGCAATCCGCTGGCTTCTCCTGACATCATCGGGATCACAGGGGGAGCAGGAGCTGCGGTCGTCGGCTTCCTGACCCTGTTCAGCAATGATGACAATTCACTTACGGTCAGTATCAAATGGCTTCCGGTCGCGGCATTCGCCGGTGCGACCGTCATTGCATTTCTCGTATACTTTCTCGCTTGGCGAAAAGGGGTGTCTCCTGTTAGACTCGTCCTAATCGGGATCGGGATTTCCGCTTTGACCCAGGCTTTGACGACACTATTGATGATACTTGGTCCAATCTACAGGGCGAGTCAGGCAAATATATGGATCACGGGCACAGTGAACGGATCCGATTGGCAGGATGTGTGGATGCTTCTGCCATGGAGCCTGGTCTTTATCCTGTTAAGCTTCTTTATTACGCGGCAGCTGAATATACAGGAACTAGGCGAAGAAATCGCGACAAGTGTCGGAGGGAATGTTGAGCGGCAGCGCTTTATCCTTCTCCTGATGGCGACGGCACTGGTGGGCGGGGCCGTCGCGTTCGCAGGCGGGATCGGATTTGTCGGCTTGATGGCACCGCATATGGCAAGACGGATGGTTGGCTCGTCATTCGGTGTCCTCCTTCCGACTGCTGCCCTCATCGGGGGGATTCTCGTGATGGTGGCAGACTTGATCGGCCGTACATTATTCCTGCCTCTCGAAGTGCCGGCAGGCGTATTCACTGCAGCGATCGGTGCACCATACTTTATCTATTTACTATTTAAAACCAGAAATTCTTAA
- a CDS encoding FecCD family ABC transporter permease, whose amino-acid sequence MKTQKQFILFMVTFLFLIVCMGISIVYGYTDTSWKAAFNAFTDPDGSTEHIVLQTIRLPRALIAAAVGASLAISGVIMQTLTKNPLASPGIFGINAGGAFMVVVAVTLFGVSSLQSFTWLAFTGAGIAAVGVYVISSVGNKGLTPMKLTLAGAAITAMFSSFTQGLLVLNEAALEQVLFWLAGSVQGRSIEQLGAVFPYMAGGWMLALVIAGKMNILAMGEDVAKGLGLKTALIKFIALVIVVLMAGGSVAVAGPIGFVGIVIPHLARKIIGVDHRWLIPYSGLLGAILLLAADIGARYIIMPQEVPVGVMTAIIGAPFFVYVARKGF is encoded by the coding sequence ATGAAAACTCAAAAACAATTTATTTTATTTATGGTGACATTCCTGTTCCTTATAGTGTGCATGGGAATAAGTATTGTTTATGGTTATACGGATACATCCTGGAAGGCAGCTTTCAACGCATTTACAGATCCGGACGGTTCGACGGAGCATATTGTGCTGCAGACGATCCGGCTTCCGAGGGCACTGATTGCAGCAGCGGTGGGGGCTTCCCTTGCAATTTCAGGTGTCATCATGCAGACATTGACAAAAAATCCTCTCGCTTCTCCGGGTATATTCGGAATCAATGCAGGTGGTGCATTCATGGTCGTAGTGGCCGTCACGCTGTTCGGCGTTTCGAGCCTCCAATCTTTCACTTGGCTTGCGTTTACAGGTGCCGGTATAGCAGCAGTCGGCGTCTATGTCATCAGCTCAGTCGGGAATAAAGGCCTGACACCTATGAAGCTTACTTTGGCAGGGGCTGCGATCACAGCGATGTTTTCTTCCTTTACCCAGGGCTTGCTCGTTCTGAACGAAGCGGCACTTGAGCAGGTATTGTTCTGGCTCGCGGGTTCGGTTCAGGGGAGAAGCATCGAACAGTTAGGCGCTGTTTTCCCTTATATGGCAGGCGGCTGGATGCTGGCACTCGTGATCGCCGGCAAAATGAATATACTTGCCATGGGTGAAGATGTTGCCAAAGGTCTAGGTCTGAAAACAGCCTTGATCAAATTCATCGCCCTGGTGATTGTAGTACTGATGGCAGGCGGATCGGTGGCAGTAGCCGGTCCGATCGGCTTCGTCGGAATCGTCATCCCACATCTCGCGCGAAAGATCATCGGCGTTGATCACCGTTGGCTCATTCCTTATTCAGGGCTCTTAGGTGCGATTTTATTATTGGCAGCAGACATCGGGGCCCGTTACATTATCATGCCGCAGGAAGTACCGGTAGGGGTCATGACTGCAATCATCGGTGCCCCATTCTTCGTGTATGTGGCAAGGAAGGGGTTTTAG
- a CDS encoding Ger(x)C family spore germination protein — MKRFILLFTICLLFLSGCVEREIIDDLYIETGKAFDYAGENKIRGTSLFPIYAADKTIQNGTLSAEADSTREVLEKLERRSQQPLVRGSLDVVVIGEKLAKKGIIDIGDSLQRDASVGARLYLTIAEGEAGELLKGNYGQRGNGTYLSNLIYHNINKRELPETNLHLFLFDYFQDGQTPYLPLVKQLNKESVAITGIALFNKDKMVKKIPANDLFFFKILVDKLAEGSHVVKMEGEEASETEKSVEASVTSLSAKHKIIVKHKTDPVEVTIKIKIRGIVREYTGKKLTSKKVDTVEKKMKKDIEKKCIAMLKEFQELGIDPIGIGQNQKHGVRGFDIKEWEEKIYPEVKFDVKADVQILEAGTVE, encoded by the coding sequence ATGAAGAGGTTCATACTATTATTCACGATATGCCTCCTGTTCCTAAGTGGCTGTGTGGAAAGGGAAATCATTGACGATCTCTATATCGAAACCGGAAAAGCATTTGATTACGCCGGGGAAAATAAGATCAGGGGAACCTCCCTTTTCCCGATTTATGCCGCTGATAAAACCATCCAAAATGGAACCTTGTCTGCAGAAGCAGACTCTACCCGTGAGGTACTCGAAAAGCTGGAAAGGCGCTCTCAGCAGCCTTTGGTCCGGGGAAGCCTGGATGTTGTCGTGATCGGTGAAAAGCTCGCAAAGAAAGGGATCATCGATATCGGAGACTCCCTGCAACGGGATGCAAGTGTTGGGGCAAGATTATACCTTACCATTGCTGAAGGGGAAGCGGGTGAACTCTTAAAGGGAAACTACGGACAAAGAGGAAACGGTACCTACCTTTCAAACCTCATCTATCACAACATCAACAAAAGGGAACTTCCTGAAACAAATCTCCATTTATTTCTGTTTGATTATTTTCAGGACGGACAAACACCTTATCTGCCCTTGGTAAAGCAACTCAATAAAGAAAGTGTCGCCATCACAGGAATCGCCCTGTTCAACAAAGATAAGATGGTAAAGAAAATCCCCGCAAACGATTTATTCTTCTTCAAAATATTGGTCGATAAACTGGCAGAGGGAAGTCATGTAGTGAAAATGGAAGGAGAGGAGGCATCGGAAACAGAAAAATCAGTAGAAGCTTCGGTCACTAGCTTGAGCGCCAAACACAAAATCATCGTAAAACATAAGACCGATCCTGTCGAAGTGACCATAAAAATAAAAATCAGGGGAATCGTCAGGGAATATACCGGAAAGAAATTAACGTCTAAAAAAGTGGATACAGTAGAAAAAAAGATGAAAAAAGATATAGAAAAAAAGTGTATAGCCATGCTGAAGGAGTTTCAGGAATTAGGGATCGACCCCATAGGGATCGGTCAGAACCAAAAGCACGGTGTACGGGGATTCGATATTAAAGAATGGGAAGAAAAAATCTATCCCGAGGTGAAATTCGATGTGAAAGCGGATGTTCAGATCCTGGAAGCTGGTACGGTTGAATAA
- a CDS encoding GerAB/ArcD/ProY family transporter, translating to MQPIPDRRKISPFLVFFLVHSIQVGAGVLGFQRIIAMNAGYDGWVAVILAGIITHVLMICMYIILDKSGGDLVSAHTLAFGKWIGKLFSLLFAIYFSLLVVTILRTYIEVLQVWMYPELSTFMFGFFFMFLVYYIVNGGVRTLTGTAFFGTILPSYLLLTFMFTFRYADFRNLLPVFDHSIKDILISTKNMSLTFLGYESILMIYPFIKDAKKSQKYAHWALFTTTTVYTLIALISFAFFSQKQLEKTVWATLSMWKIVEMPFVERFEYIGIANWCLVILPNVCISIWCASRTLKRITPVKHKYTLMIVCILCLGSLTFISDREQVNLLNDISGKIGYYFNFFYIPILLILVIIMKKVKHKP from the coding sequence ATGCAGCCAATTCCAGATAGAAGAAAAATATCCCCATTTCTCGTCTTTTTCCTCGTTCACTCGATCCAGGTCGGGGCAGGTGTGCTTGGATTTCAACGCATCATTGCTATGAATGCAGGATATGATGGCTGGGTTGCAGTCATTTTAGCCGGGATCATCACCCATGTCTTGATGATATGTATGTATATCATCCTCGATAAATCAGGCGGTGACCTGGTGTCGGCCCATACCCTCGCCTTCGGGAAGTGGATCGGGAAGCTATTCAGCCTGCTGTTTGCCATCTATTTCAGCCTGCTGGTCGTCACGATCCTCCGTACGTATATCGAGGTGCTGCAGGTGTGGATGTATCCGGAGCTGAGCACCTTCATGTTCGGATTTTTTTTCATGTTCTTGGTGTACTATATTGTAAATGGTGGAGTCAGAACATTGACCGGTACGGCCTTTTTCGGGACAATCCTGCCGAGCTATCTGCTCCTGACATTCATGTTCACCTTTAGATACGCCGACTTCCGGAATTTACTGCCTGTCTTTGATCATTCTATAAAAGATATTTTGATATCTACGAAAAATATGTCTCTCACTTTTCTTGGATACGAATCGATTTTAATGATCTACCCGTTTATCAAAGACGCAAAGAAGTCCCAGAAATATGCGCACTGGGCCCTTTTCACAACGACGACGGTCTACACACTCATCGCCCTTATATCATTCGCTTTTTTCAGCCAAAAACAATTGGAGAAAACGGTGTGGGCCACATTATCCATGTGGAAAATCGTCGAAATGCCCTTTGTGGAGAGATTTGAGTATATCGGCATCGCAAACTGGTGCCTGGTTATCCTGCCGAACGTGTGCATTTCGATCTGGTGCGCTAGCCGGACGCTAAAACGGATCACCCCGGTCAAGCATAAATACACGCTGATGATCGTTTGTATCCTATGTCTCGGTTCCCTGACATTTATCTCAGACCGGGAACAAGTCAATTTGTTAAATGATATTTCTGGGAAGATTGGATACTATTTTAATTTCTTCTATATTCCCATCCTCCTGATACTGGTGATCATCATGAAGAAGGTGAAACATAAACCATGA
- a CDS encoding spore germination protein — MLSFFKNKKSTDKKQSYESIIKSAEKSDDFKEAFYQNPHTGAKFSLHFITTLIDGKILQEDVLPSLLSKDFHSFDDLKKLVPVLDIQVSKDESKIEQKLYNGYTVLTMDASSKEFAFIATKNEMGRKVSQPEVEFSVVGPKEAFVESLSDNLNLIRKRLPIKELLVEEFNIGKMTHTRVVLVYLDGLANEANVNTMRQRLQAIDFDQIMDSSFIEQLIADNSYSPFPQLLDSERPDRIASVLVEGKVVVMSDGSPHALIGPTTLTEFFNAYEDYFLNFSIASFFRLVRVFSVAFSVLITPIYVAALTYHYELIPKDLMATLITSRQEIPLPPILEALFLELTIELLREAGARLPTKVGQTIGIVGGIVIGTASVEASLTSNVLLILVALSALASFTTPVYRMSNTIRILRFPFLLFAQLWGLVGIVFCFCLLMGHLLQLTSLGRPILEPLYPPRLKDLKDALIRFPFNKQAGRPEFLRTKIPFRFRPSEGKRKVDIDE, encoded by the coding sequence ATGTTGTCATTTTTCAAAAACAAGAAAAGTACAGATAAAAAGCAATCATATGAAAGCATTATAAAGAGTGCGGAGAAATCTGATGATTTTAAGGAAGCCTTTTACCAAAACCCTCATACCGGGGCCAAATTCAGCCTGCATTTCATTACGACCCTGATCGATGGAAAGATCCTGCAGGAGGATGTCCTTCCCTCTTTGCTTTCGAAGGATTTTCATTCATTTGATGATTTAAAGAAGCTCGTCCCCGTTCTGGATATCCAAGTGTCGAAAGATGAATCGAAAATTGAACAGAAGCTCTATAACGGATACACGGTCCTGACGATGGATGCCTCTAGTAAAGAGTTTGCATTCATCGCCACAAAGAATGAAATGGGAAGGAAAGTGTCCCAGCCCGAAGTGGAATTCAGCGTTGTCGGTCCAAAAGAAGCCTTTGTCGAGTCTCTCAGTGACAACTTGAATCTGATCCGGAAGCGGCTGCCGATTAAAGAATTATTAGTCGAAGAATTCAATATCGGAAAAATGACCCATACGAGAGTCGTCCTTGTCTACCTTGACGGCCTTGCCAATGAAGCGAATGTGAACACAATGAGACAGAGGCTGCAGGCCATAGATTTCGATCAGATCATGGACAGCTCGTTCATTGAGCAGCTCATTGCCGACAACAGCTACTCCCCTTTCCCCCAGCTTCTCGACTCGGAAAGGCCTGACAGGATTGCATCGGTCCTTGTGGAGGGAAAGGTTGTTGTCATGTCAGACGGATCGCCTCATGCCTTGATCGGACCGACGACATTGACCGAGTTTTTCAATGCGTACGAGGATTATTTCCTGAACTTCTCCATTGCCTCTTTCTTCCGTCTCGTACGGGTATTTTCTGTTGCCTTTTCAGTATTGATTACACCAATTTATGTAGCAGCATTAACCTATCATTACGAATTGATTCCAAAGGATCTTATGGCTACCTTGATCACTTCACGGCAGGAGATCCCCCTCCCTCCTATATTGGAGGCGTTGTTTCTCGAGTTGACGATTGAACTACTCCGGGAAGCAGGGGCAAGGTTGCCTACCAAGGTCGGTCAGACGATCGGTATCGTTGGCGGGATCGTGATCGGGACGGCTTCGGTCGAGGCGAGCTTAACGAGTAACGTTCTGCTCATACTCGTTGCGCTCTCTGCCCTTGCCTCCTTTACGACACCGGTTTACCGGATGAGTAATACTATCCGTATCTTACGGTTTCCTTTCCTGTTGTTCGCACAGCTTTGGGGACTTGTCGGTATCGTCTTCTGTTTCTGTCTGCTCATGGGTCACCTGTTACAGTTAACATCACTCGGAAGACCGATACTCGAGCCTCTCTATCCTCCTCGTCTGAAGGACCTGAAGGATGCCCTGATCCGGTTTCCATTCAATAAGCAGGCGGGCAGACCGGAATTTCTGCGCACTAAGATTCCCTTCAGATTCCGTCCTTCTGAAGGAAAACGAAAGGTTGATATTGACGAATGA
- a CDS encoding ABC transporter ATP-binding protein, which translates to MSDVLTTKELTLSYGERTIIEELDISIPKGEITVFIGGNGCGKSTLLRSMARLLKPAQGSVMLDAEAIARLSTKEVARKMAILPQSPTAPEGLTVLQLVKQGRYPHQTWLNTWSHKDEEIVQNALKATKMEELQHRKVDELSGGQRQRAWIALTLAQDTDIILLDEPTTYLDLTHQIEILDLLFELNEQEERTIVMVLHDLNLACRYAHNIVAIRDKKIYAQGKPEDVISCELVKNVFDMDCQVSRDPLFGTPLCIPFGKGRCIMDSTVGTG; encoded by the coding sequence ATGAGTGATGTACTAACAACAAAGGAATTAACGTTATCTTACGGGGAACGGACGATCATCGAAGAACTGGATATCAGTATCCCAAAAGGGGAAATCACGGTGTTCATCGGTGGAAACGGGTGCGGCAAATCGACCCTTCTCCGCTCCATGGCAAGACTGCTTAAACCGGCACAGGGATCAGTCATGCTCGATGCGGAGGCGATCGCCCGTTTATCCACGAAAGAAGTCGCTCGAAAAATGGCCATCCTTCCCCAATCACCGACTGCTCCTGAAGGATTAACAGTCCTGCAGCTCGTCAAACAGGGGCGGTATCCTCATCAGACTTGGCTAAATACGTGGTCACATAAAGACGAGGAAATTGTTCAAAATGCCCTGAAGGCAACGAAGATGGAAGAACTACAACATAGGAAAGTCGACGAACTTTCAGGCGGTCAGAGGCAGCGTGCATGGATCGCGTTGACACTCGCCCAGGACACAGACATCATCTTACTGGATGAGCCGACAACCTATCTTGATTTGACCCATCAAATTGAAATCCTGGATTTATTGTTCGAACTCAATGAACAAGAAGAGCGGACGATCGTCATGGTCCTCCACGATCTGAACTTGGCGTGCCGATATGCCCATAATATCGTGGCGATACGTGATAAAAAGATCTATGCCCAGGGGAAACCGGAAGACGTCATCAGCTGTGAGCTCGTGAAAAACGTATTTGACATGGACTGCCAGGTTTCACGTGATCCTCTCTTTGGTACACCATTATGCATCCCGTTTGGAAAAGGCCGCTGTATCATGGATTCCACGGTGGGTACGGGATGA
- a CDS encoding ABC transporter substrate-binding protein, which yields MKLKSLLSFLLITTLLFLAACGNKEEKEESADKDAKEETYTVDHAMGTTEIKGTPKKVVILTNEGTEALLSMDVTPVGAVQSWTGDPWYDHISEQMKDAEVVGTESELNIEAIAKLQPDLIIGNKMRQEEQYNQLKDIAPTVMAETLRGNWKENFELYAKALNKEEKGQEVLAAYEQRMEDLKGELGDKLNQEVSMVRFMAGDVRIYHKDSFSGVILDQLGFARPEGQDVDDFAEKGVTKERIPAMDGDVLFYFTYETGDGEANKLAEEWINDPLFQNLEVAKQNQVHEVNDAIWNTAGGVIAANKMLDDIEKIFLNQ from the coding sequence ATGAAATTAAAAAGTTTATTATCTTTTCTGCTCATCACAACTCTCCTCTTTCTAGCCGCTTGCGGTAATAAAGAGGAAAAGGAAGAATCAGCAGATAAAGATGCGAAAGAAGAAACATATACAGTCGATCACGCAATGGGGACGACTGAAATCAAAGGAACACCAAAGAAGGTCGTGATCTTAACGAATGAAGGAACGGAAGCACTCCTTTCAATGGATGTAACGCCTGTTGGAGCCGTACAATCTTGGACAGGAGATCCTTGGTATGATCATATCTCCGAGCAAATGAAGGATGCTGAAGTTGTCGGTACTGAAAGTGAATTGAACATCGAAGCGATCGCGAAGCTTCAGCCTGATCTGATCATCGGGAACAAAATGCGTCAGGAAGAACAGTATAACCAACTGAAGGATATCGCTCCTACAGTCATGGCGGAAACCCTTCGCGGTAACTGGAAAGAGAACTTTGAACTGTATGCAAAAGCGTTGAATAAAGAAGAAAAAGGCCAGGAAGTTCTTGCTGCCTATGAGCAGCGCATGGAAGACCTTAAAGGCGAACTTGGTGATAAACTGAACCAGGAAGTGTCCATGGTCCGTTTCATGGCTGGGGATGTCCGTATTTATCATAAAGATTCATTCTCTGGTGTTATTCTTGATCAGTTAGGGTTTGCACGTCCGGAAGGCCAGGATGTTGATGACTTTGCTGAAAAAGGTGTAACGAAAGAACGCATTCCTGCAATGGACGGGGATGTTCTATTCTACTTCACATACGAAACAGGTGATGGTGAAGCGAATAAACTGGCGGAAGAATGGATCAACGACCCACTGTTCCAAAACCTTGAAGTCGCAAAGCAAAATCAAGTCCACGAAGTAAACGATGCAATCTGGAATACTGCAGGTGGTGTCATTGCAGCGAATAAAATGCTTGATGATATAGAAAAGATTTTCTTAAATCAATAA